The Streptomyces griseiscabiei genomic sequence GGGCGAGTACGTGGACGCGGCCCTGTCCTGTGCCTCCGCGATCCCGTTCGCGGGGTACGGGGCGACGGCGGCGAAGGCGGCGCGGTACGGCGACAAGGCGCTGGACGCCATCGACACGGCGGGCGACACGGTCCGCGCGGCGGACAACGTCGCGGACGCGGGCCGCGCGGCGGACACCCCGCCGACGGGCTCCACCCCGGACGCCCCCACCACCCCGAAGGACCCGGCCCCCGCCGACGCCGCCCCGACACCCGCCCCGGCCCCGGCCCCGCCGAAGGTCCCGGACACACCGCCGGCCAGCGGCGCGGCGTGCAAGCTGGACAACAGCTTCGTGCCGGGCACGCAGGTGCTGATGGCCGACGGCTCGACCAGGGCGATCGAGGACATCGAGGCCGGCGACAAGGTCACCGCGTCCGACGTGGAGACGGACGACTCCCGGCCTCGCACCGTCACCGGAACCGTCAAGGGCGAGGGCACCAAGCATCTCGTCACCGTCACCGTGGACACCGACGCCGGAAAGGGAACCGGCACCTCCACCGTGACGGCGACCGAGGGCCACCCGTTCTGGGTGCCGGACCTGGGCCACTGGGTGAAGGCGGGCGACCTGGAACCGGGCCAGTGGCTCAGTACGGGCAGCGGCAGCTGGATCCGTGTCACGGCGGTCGCGCACCGAACGGCCGAAGCGGTCGTCCACAACCTCTCGGTCTCCGGTGTCCACACCTACGAGGTCCTGGCGGGGACGACACCGGTCCTCGTACACAACTGCCAGGTCGGTTACGGCAGTACCGACCTCAGCCAGGCGGTGATGCAGGAACGACTGCGGCTGGGCAAGACCGGCAACAACTTCGCCGCGGCACGGTACACGGACGCCGCCGGTGTGGAGCAGATCGCGGTCGCCTTCTCCTCCAAGGGACGGGGCAACCACGCCGAGTCGAAGCTGCTGCGGCAGCTGGGCAAGGGAAACATCACCGAGATCTACTCGGAACTCCAGCCCTGCCGGAATTCCTGCGCCCCTGCATTGCAGGGGGTTCCGACCTCATGGTCCTGGAACTGGACGACCTCCGCTCAGGGAGCCCAATCCAGAAAGGACCAATTGGCCGCGGTACGTGGATTGTTCTCCAGTGCCATGAAGGGAATCTGGTAGCCTCGGTCCGAGAGGCTGGCCGATACTCATCGGTCGGCCTCTCCTCCGTTGCATCGGTCCGACGTCGAGAAAGAGATTTCGCCATGTCGCCGCATCACAGCTATGCGCCGGAAGCCGTCTCGCCGGTGCGCGACGCGACCGCGCGCCGCTTCCTCACCGAAGTCGGCCTGCCCGAGGAGCACTTGCTCTTCGCGGCGACGGACCCGGCCGTCCGGTCCGTGCCGGCCGGCGGATCCGAGCGGAAGCTTCTCAAGATCGGACAAGGCGGCGATCACGACGAGTTCTGCATCGACATCGAATCCGGAGAAATCGTCTCGCTCAGCACGGAGGACGCGAGCATCTGGCATGTCAATGAATCCGTGACCGCGTTCCACGAATGTCTGGAGGAATTCTCCTCCCGCTTTCCGGCCGGCGACGAGGACACCGAACCAGAAGAATGGGAGGAGCTGTCGAGCCGGTTCGAGCAGGCACTCCTGCATATCGACGGGACGGCACTGCGCGAGGATCCGGGATTCTGGTACTCGCTCCTGCACGACGTGGCGATCGGAGACTACGCGGCGGACTGACGGACGCGGCTCACCCCACGACCCGCCCGTTCAGCACCACCCGCGACGGGGCCCCCAGCACACGTACGTCGGTGCGGGGGTCCTCGGCGTAGACGACCAGGTCGGCGGGGGCGCCCTCGGTGAGGCCGGGGCGGCCCAGCCAGTCGCGGGCGGACCAGGTCGTCGCCGCCAGGGCGTCCAGCGGTGGGATTCCGGCGGTGACCAGTTCCGCGACCTCGGCGGCGACCAGGCCGTGGGCGAGGGAGCCGCCGGCGTCGGTGCCGACGTAGACGGGGATGCCGGCGTCGTGGGCGTTGCGGACGGTGTCGTAGCGGCGTTCGTGGAGGCGGCGCATATGGGCGGCCCAGTGGGGGAACTTGGCCTCGCCGCCGTCCGCCATGGACGGGAAGGTGGCGATGTTGACGAGGGTGGGGACGATGGCGACGCCCCGCGCGGCGAAGAGCGGGATCAGATCGTCCGTGAGGCCCGTCGCGTGCTCGACACAGTCGATGCCCGCCTCGACGAGGTCCCGCAGGGAGTCCTCCGCGAAGCAGTGCGCGGTGACCCGGGCGCCCAGCAGATGTGCCTCCGCGATGGCCGCCTCCACGGCCTCCCGGGGCCAGCAGGCGGTGAGGTCGCCGACGCCCCGGTCGATCCAGTCGCCCACCAGCTTCACCCAGCCGTCACCGCGCCGGGCCTCCTGGGCGACGTACGCGACGAGTTCGTCCGGCTCGATCTCGTGGGCGAAGTTCCGGATGTAGCGGCGGGTACGGGCGATGTGGCGGCCCGCGCGGATGATGTCCGGGAGGTCGTCGCGGTCGTCGATCCAGCGGGTGTCGGAGGGGGAGCCCGCGTCCCGGATCAGCAGCGTGCCCGCCTCGCGGTCGGTCAGCGCCTGCTTCTCCGCGACGTCCTGCGGGACCGGGCCCTCGGGTCCGAGGCCGACGTGACAGTGCGCGTCGACCAGGCCGGGGAGGGCCCAGCCCTCGACGGTACGAATGTCGCCGGCGGCGGGACGGTCGTAGGTGATCCGGCCACCCACGACCCAGAGGTCGTCGCGGACGTCCTCCGGGCCGATGAGGATGCGTCCCCTTACATGCAGCACCGCGTCGTCGCTCATGTACCGCACGATATGCGCTTCGCGCGCCTGGTCGTTCTTCGGCCTCGGGCCGGTGGGGGCCGGTCGCGCAGTTCCCCGCGCCCCTTACGGGGCGCTGTCGTGGTCCTCCTCCACGTTCGCCATCGCCGGGTCCAGCAGGCGGGAGAGGAAGTGGCGGGTGCGCTCGTGCTGCGGATTTCCGATGACCTGGGCCGGGGTGCCGTCCTCGACGATCACGCCGTCGTCCATGAAGACGACGCGGTCGGCGACCTCCTTCGCGAACGTCATCTCGTGGGTCACCACCATCATCGTCATGCCGTCCTGGGCGAGCATCCGCATGACCGCCAGGACGTCCCCCACCAGCTCCGGGTCGAGCGCCGAGGTCGGCTCGTCGAAGAGCATCACCTCGGGGCCCATGGACAGCGCGCGGGCGATGGCCACGCGCTGCTGCTGGCCGCCGGAGAGGGAGGCAGGGTAGGCGGTCGCCTTCTCGGAGAGGCCCACGCGCTCCAGGTTCTCGGCGGCCACCTTCGCCGCCTTCGCCTTGTCCCGCCTGAGGACCCGGCGCTGGGGCAGCGTGAGGTTCTCGGTCACCGTGAGGTGCGGGAAGAGGTTGAACTGCTGGAAGACCATGCCGATACGGCGGCGTACGGCGTCGATGTCGACGTCGGGGTCGGTGAGTTCGGTGCCGCCGACGAAGACCTGGCCCTTCGTCGGCTCCTCCAGGAGGTTCACACAGCGCAGCAGCGTCGACTTGCCGGAGCCCGACGGGCCGATGACGCACACCACCTCGCCCCGCCCGATCTCCAGATCGATGCCCTTCAGCACCTCGTTGGCGCCGAAGGACTTGTGCAGGCCTCGGACCTCGATCTCCGCCCTGGTACTCATTTCACGGCCTCCTGGGCCTTCGACTCCATCCGGCGTACGACGAAGCCGAGCGGGATGGTCACCAGCAGGTAGCAGAGGCCGGCGACCAGGATCGGGGTGGAGTTGGCGGTGGTGCTGGCCAGGTCGCGGCCGTACTTGGACAGTTCGCGCTCCTCCAGCGTGACGCCGAGGAAGAGGACGAGCGAGGAGTCCTTGAAGAGCAGGACCAGTTCGTTGGTGAGCGGCGGCAGGATGATCCGGAACGCCTGCGGGATGATGATCGAGACCATCGCGCGGGCGGGCGAGAAGCCCAGCGAACGGGCCGCTTCCAGCTGGCCCTTGGGGACCGCCTGGATGCCGGCGCGGAT encodes the following:
- a CDS encoding SUKH-4 family immunity protein encodes the protein MSPHHSYAPEAVSPVRDATARRFLTEVGLPEEHLLFAATDPAVRSVPAGGSERKLLKIGQGGDHDEFCIDIESGEIVSLSTEDASIWHVNESVTAFHECLEEFSSRFPAGDEDTEPEEWEELSSRFEQALLHIDGTALREDPGFWYSLLHDVAIGDYAAD
- a CDS encoding amino acid ABC transporter ATP-binding protein translates to MSTRAEIEVRGLHKSFGANEVLKGIDLEIGRGEVVCVIGPSGSGKSTLLRCVNLLEEPTKGQVFVGGTELTDPDVDIDAVRRRIGMVFQQFNLFPHLTVTENLTLPQRRVLRRDKAKAAKVAAENLERVGLSEKATAYPASLSGGQQQRVAIARALSMGPEVMLFDEPTSALDPELVGDVLAVMRMLAQDGMTMMVVTHEMTFAKEVADRVVFMDDGVIVEDGTPAQVIGNPQHERTRHFLSRLLDPAMANVEEDHDSAP
- a CDS encoding amidohydrolase family protein; protein product: MSDDAVLHVRGRILIGPEDVRDDLWVVGGRITYDRPAAGDIRTVEGWALPGLVDAHCHVGLGPEGPVPQDVAEKQALTDREAGTLLIRDAGSPSDTRWIDDRDDLPDIIRAGRHIARTRRYIRNFAHEIEPDELVAYVAQEARRGDGWVKLVGDWIDRGVGDLTACWPREAVEAAIAEAHLLGARVTAHCFAEDSLRDLVEAGIDCVEHATGLTDDLIPLFAARGVAIVPTLVNIATFPSMADGGEAKFPHWAAHMRRLHERRYDTVRNAHDAGIPVYVGTDAGGSLAHGLVAAEVAELVTAGIPPLDALAATTWSARDWLGRPGLTEGAPADLVVYAEDPRTDVRVLGAPSRVVLNGRVVG